In Paenibacillus sp. FSL M7-0420, a single genomic region encodes these proteins:
- the cysT gene encoding sulfate ABC transporter permease subunit CysT, whose amino-acid sequence MNVTTKAAVRTVSRRKLLPGFGITMGFSVLYLSLVVLLPLSALLFNSTGLSWAKFWDVATDARVLASYRVSLSTAGAAALINVGLGLLLAWVLVRYEFPGKRIFDALIDLPFALPTAVAGVSLTALYSQNGWIGSLLAPLGIKVAFTPLGITLALMFIGIPFVVRTVQPVLEDLDRDMEEAAATLGAGRGRTFLRIVLPELFPPLLTGFALAFARGIGEYGSVVFISGNMPMRTEIAPLLIMSKLEQFDYAGATAVALILLLLSFLMLLVINSLQHWARRSSR is encoded by the coding sequence ATGAATGTCACGACCAAAGCTGCTGTAAGGACGGTGTCACGGCGCAAGCTGCTGCCGGGGTTCGGGATTACGATGGGATTCAGCGTGCTGTATCTGAGTCTTGTGGTTCTGCTGCCGCTGTCCGCGCTGCTCTTCAATTCAACGGGGCTGAGCTGGGCCAAGTTCTGGGATGTGGCTACGGATGCCCGCGTCCTGGCCTCCTATCGTGTCAGTCTGAGTACGGCGGGCGCTGCGGCCCTGATCAATGTTGGTCTGGGACTGCTGCTGGCCTGGGTGCTCGTACGGTATGAATTCCCCGGCAAAAGAATCTTCGACGCCCTGATCGATCTGCCGTTCGCGCTCCCTACAGCCGTGGCGGGCGTATCGCTGACCGCTCTCTATTCCCAGAACGGCTGGATCGGCTCTCTGCTGGCGCCGCTGGGAATTAAGGTAGCCTTCACGCCGCTGGGCATCACGCTGGCGCTGATGTTCATCGGCATTCCCTTTGTCGTCCGCACGGTACAGCCGGTGCTGGAGGACCTGGACAGAGACATGGAGGAGGCAGCCGCTACGCTGGGGGCAGGCCGCGGGCGGACCTTCCTGCGGATTGTCCTGCCGGAGCTGTTCCCTCCGCTGCTTACGGGCTTCGCCCTGGCGTTCGCCCGGGGCATCGGCGAATACGGCTCAGTCGTGTTCATCTCCGGCAATATGCCGATGCGCACCGAGATCGCCCCGCTGCTGATCATGTCCAAGCTGGAGCAGTTCGATTACGCCGGAGCGACCGCCGTGGCCCTGATTCTGCTGCTGCTCTCCTTCCTGATGCTGCTGGTCATCAACAGCCTTCAGCATTGGGCGCGGAGGAGCTCGCGGTAA
- a CDS encoding sulfate ABC transporter substrate-binding protein produces MTKGIKKGLLAGVALILTAGLTACGNSNTGNSAGAGTAAPAPTEAAANSPAATEAAQTQSKEPVELLNVSYDPTRELYENYNKAFAAYWEQETGQKVTVKQSHGGSGKQSRAVLDGLEADVVTLALGYDIDALQEAGLIGEDWQSKYEHNSSPYTSTIVFLVRKGNPKGIKDWPDLLKEGVEVITPNPKTSGGARWNYLAAWGYALDHNNNDEAKAQEFVQKLFKNVPVLDTGARGSTTTFVERGIGDVLIAWENEAYLSIKELGPDKFEIVNPSESILAEPPVAVVDKVVDKRGTREVADAYLKYLYTEEGQKIAAENYYRPTLDSVKAQFKDQFPEIKLFTLADKFGTWKETQAKHFNDGGIFDTIYVPGS; encoded by the coding sequence ATGACAAAAGGGATCAAGAAGGGGCTTCTCGCCGGGGTTGCATTGATATTGACGGCAGGGCTTACGGCTTGCGGGAACAGCAATACAGGGAACAGTGCGGGTGCCGGAACAGCGGCCCCGGCCCCCACAGAAGCGGCTGCAAATTCTCCGGCCGCAACGGAAGCTGCCCAGACACAGTCAAAGGAACCGGTCGAGCTGCTGAATGTATCCTACGATCCAACGCGTGAGCTGTATGAGAACTACAACAAGGCCTTCGCCGCCTACTGGGAGCAGGAGACCGGCCAGAAGGTAACAGTCAAGCAATCGCATGGCGGATCGGGCAAGCAGAGCCGGGCGGTGCTGGATGGCTTGGAGGCGGATGTCGTTACACTGGCGCTCGGGTATGACATTGATGCGCTTCAGGAAGCTGGCTTGATTGGCGAGGACTGGCAGAGTAAATATGAGCATAACAGCTCCCCGTATACCTCCACCATCGTCTTCCTGGTCCGCAAAGGCAACCCGAAAGGCATCAAGGATTGGCCGGATCTGCTGAAGGAGGGCGTAGAGGTCATCACCCCTAACCCCAAGACCTCCGGTGGTGCCCGCTGGAACTACCTGGCTGCCTGGGGCTATGCGCTGGACCACAATAATAATGATGAAGCCAAGGCCCAGGAATTCGTGCAAAAGCTGTTCAAGAATGTACCGGTCCTGGACACTGGCGCGCGCGGCTCGACCACTACCTTCGTGGAACGCGGCATCGGGGATGTACTGATCGCCTGGGAGAATGAGGCGTATCTGTCCATCAAGGAGCTGGGTCCGGACAAATTCGAGATTGTGAATCCGTCAGAGAGTATTCTGGCTGAGCCGCCGGTTGCTGTGGTGGATAAGGTCGTCGATAAAAGAGGAACGCGCGAGGTAGCAGATGCCTATCTGAAATATCTCTACACCGAGGAAGGCCAGAAGATTGCTGCCGAGAACTATTACCGTCCGACACTGGATAGCGTGAAGGCACAGTTCAAGGACCAATTCCCGGAGATCAAGCTGTTCACCCTGGCGGATAAATTCGGAACCTGGAAGGAGACGCAGGCGAAGCACTTCAATGACGGCGGGATTTTCGACACAATCTACGTTCCGGGCAGCTGA